One Candidatus Dependentiae bacterium genomic window, GGATAATAGCGTTACCTGTAGAACTTTTTACCTGACCATTCTTGATAAGTACATCCGCTACTATTGAAGACGTAATATTTATGCCTATAGCACCGCCATCACCTTCTATACAATGATCTTGTAGATTCAACGTTACACATGAAGTTGTTATGGTAATCGCATTACCTGAAGAAAATTCTATATCTTCCGCCAAACACCATACACCCGGTGTGTCAATAGTTAATGGAATGTCTGCTTGTGTAATAGCAAAATCACATGCGCAACATAATGATACGGTATACATAAGTTCATCAAGCTTAGAGTTAATCTCCATTTGCCCATTACATAAATTGCTATCCATAACACCGATCAAATTCGTGCCATTATTTTCTACAATATTATTACACACAACTAAACCAGTGCTCGCAGAACCATTAATACCAACTGTGTTAGATCCCGAAGTTGAATCAATAATTTGTACCTCATTACCCTCAACAAGAATACCGGTAGAGTTACCAACTGCTTGGCAGTTTTCAACAAGGCATCTATTGGTTAAAATACCAAAATTAAAACCTGTGGTATTATCTCCCGCCATACAATTGGTTACAAAAGAATCACTTACGCCAATGGCAAAACCAGTAACATTACTCATTGCAGAACAATTATTAAGTATATGTTCTGCCCCAAAGGTAGAGAATCCAGCACTCGTACAATTATTTGCCTTACAATCAATAAAACAAAAATTGCTTGAAGTATCAGGTATATTAAACCCACTTGCTCCAGCATTTTCTACTAAACAATTCTTCACTATAACACCAATACCATCTGCAGAAAAACCTGTGCTCGGCGTATCATAGATACGGCAATTAGTAAAAGTACAATCAGTACCAGAATTCGCTAAAAACACACCAACGGCTGCCCCACCTACACCTGACATCAAAATATCAACATCATTAACCGTGATATAATCTCCATTAAGATCTAGTGCTATAGTAATCACATCTTTGATAACACCATGTTGTATAGTAATATTTTCTGCAGATGGATTTAGACGAATTCCTCTTGCACCCACAGCTTGACCATCAATCATATGGCCTTGCAATTCTATTGTTACATCATTTGTATCAACTGTAATAGCATTAAGACCAGCGAACCCACCATTAATATCTTCTGCTAAACACCACACACCGGGTGTAGTAATAGTTAATGGAATATCATCTTGCGTAATAACAAAATCACATGCGCAACACAGCGAAGTGGTTAATAAAAGCTCATCAATTTTAGAACAAATGTTCTTGAGTCCTTGACATATATTACTTCCAGGCACATTGACTAAATCACCACCAGCATTATTATGCACCAAGTTATTGCACACTACCAAGCCAGTAGCCCCCAGCGCCCATATACCAATGCCGGCATTCGAACTTACCGAGCTGTCACGGATTTCACAATTATCACCCGCTACAAATATGCCATCCGATCCATTGTTCAATGCATTGCTAGAACGCATGGTCACACGGTCTCCTACTAACGAGTACCCCTCCAGACCATTGCCATCAGCCGTACAATTTGACACATAACATTCCGTACAAGTAATTCTAAAACCTGTTTGTATGTTATCTACCGATGTACAATTGTCTACCATTATACGAGCACTTATACGTCCTGATATATTATTTTGTAGTGCAAATCCATCGGAAACATTTTCATGCGCTATACAATTTCTGAGTATTACATCATTACCGGCTACTATAAAGCCATTAGCCGAATTTGCTGCATTTATGTTTTCTATAATAATATTATTACCATAAGTAACGCTAACCGCTGTACCTGCAACACCGGTTACAAAACCATTCTGGATCATCACATTTGTTATATCATCAGGTACAACTATACCATTAGGCAAAGTTCCCAAACCATCAATACAATGGCCTTGTAGATCAAGCGTTACACATGATGACGTAACTTGAATAGCTGATGTTGCAGGTGCACCAAGTGCTAAATCTTCTGCAACACACCATACACCCGGTGTAGCAATGAGCAATGGAATATCACCTTGACGAATAATAAAATCACATGCGTCACAGTTGTCACCTATGCCTATAAGCTCTTGCGAAAGATTGTCATACACCAGACTGTCGCAGAATATTAAGCCATTTCCTGTGTTATTAACCCCTACCGCGTTTCCTGTCATAGAGCATCCCCTAATCTGACAATTGTCTGCAGCTATGGCGATACCATCGGAAGTATTGTTAGTGGCAATACAGTTACTTAATATAGAAACATTACTCGACAATCCAATGTTAAACCCATCAACGTCGTTATCAGATGATTGACAGTTAAAGAAACAAACACCAGGGCTTGATGACACCACTTCAAATCCATTACCACCATTACCAGTTGCCACGCAATCGCGGAATGTCACAAAGCTCGAGCCACTCAGAACAAAAAAACCTTGACCGTTCGCCGTATTATAGGCACCACAATTTTCCACTATGATATTATCAGAATTAGAAATGCGGCACCCATTCGCCAAACAATCAGTTATGCCAACATTCTGTATAGTAACAAACTGACTATCTTCAACACGAATACCAACACCCGAACCGAGTGCAGTGATGGAACCATTACGTATCAAAATATCATTTACATTTTGTACAAAAATACCATTGTTACCACCTCCGTTACCATCAATACAATGCTCTCTCAATTCAATAGTAACGCATGAAGCAGCAACAGTAATAATATTGATACTGCCACTTAATGTTAAATCCTCTGCTACGCAATAGACACCAGGTTGTGTAATGGTGTATGGAATATCTGCTTGGGTAATAAAAAAGTCACACTCACAACACAGCGAAACCGTATAAATAAGATCATCAAGTTTGGAATCAATTTCGCAAACTTTACTTTCTATAATATCTGTTTTGGAATCAATAACATCGACTATACTTTCTATGATACAGACTTTACTTTCTATAATGTCTACTTTCGAATCAACAGTGTCGACTATGCTTTCTATGATATCAACCACTGAACTCAAGTCACACACTTTTGATTCAATAATACATTGACGCGATGAAACAATATCAACTTCAGTACCAATTCGAAAAGTTAGTCCATGCAAATTTTCACCCGGTTGTGGATTTATATTTCCACATTCGGCAAAAACTGGTTGCAAACTGCACAAAAAACTTAATAAGCATAGAAAAGTATATAGCATACGCTTCATAGCAACTCGCTCCTTTTTTATTAGCAAAAAAACTACTCTATTTTA contains:
- a CDS encoding right-handed parallel beta-helix repeat-containing protein; protein product: MKRMLYTFLCLLSFLCSLQPVFAECGNINPQPGENLHGLTFRIGTEVDIVSSRQCIIESKVCDLSSVVDIIESIVDTVDSKVDIIESKVCIIESIVDVIDSKTDIIESKVCEIDSKLDDLIYTVSLCCECDFFITQADIPYTITQPGVYCVAEDLTLSGSINIITVAASCVTIELREHCIDGNGGGNNGIFVQNVNDILIRNGSITALGSGVGIRVEDSQFVTIQNVGITDCLANGCRISNSDNIIVENCGAYNTANGQGFFVLSGSSFVTFRDCVATGNGGNGFEVVSSSPGVCFFNCQSSDNDVDGFNIGLSSNVSILSNCIATNNTSDGIAIAADNCQIRGCSMTGNAVGVNNTGNGLIFCDSLVYDNLSQELIGIGDNCDACDFIIRQGDIPLLIATPGVWCVAEDLALGAPATSAIQVTSSCVTLDLQGHCIDGLGTLPNGIVVPDDITNVMIQNGFVTGVAGTAVSVTYGNNIIIENINAANSANGFIVAGNDVILRNCIAHENVSDGFALQNNISGRISARIMVDNCTSVDNIQTGFRITCTECYVSNCTADGNGLEGYSLVGDRVTMRSSNALNNGSDGIFVAGDNCEIRDSSVSSNAGIGIWALGATGLVVCNNLVHNNAGGDLVNVPGSNICQGLKNICSKIDELLLTTSLCCACDFVITQDDIPLTITTPGVWCLAEDINGGFAGLNAITVDTNDVTIELQGHMIDGQAVGARGIRLNPSAENITIQHGVIKDVITIALDLNGDYITVNDVDILMSGVGGAAVGVFLANSGTDCTFTNCRIYDTPSTGFSADGIGVIVKNCLVENAGASGFNIPDTSSNFCFIDCKANNCTSAGFSTFGAEHILNNCSAMSNVTGFAIGVSDSFVTNCMAGDNTTGFNFGILTNRCLVENCQAVGNSTGILVEGNEVQIIDSTSGSNTVGINGSASTGLVVCNNIVENNGTNLIGVMDSNLCNGQMEINSKLDELMYTVSLCCACDFAITQADIPLTIDTPGVWCLAEDIEFSSGNAITITTSCVTLNLQDHCIEGDGGAIGINITSSIVADVLIKNGQVKSSTGNAIILRGSNITVTNVQVSHAGGAGIQTVGASNVLIQDCRVYDGTLGGFSLDGQDMVLQNCIASGNGDAGFVVDAANSCLLQCKAINNSIPFLGTGAFHILANNCVLSECAALNTVSVLSGTANGFYVEGNDNVMRACDAQSNDDNGFEILGTNCEIRDSSSSSNISAGIRVTAGTPAQTLEVCNNLVHNNGINLVNTIDGDLCKMGCDFIIQQNDIPYTITVPGNYCLAESITVGASNGIIVAADDVTLDLKNKIIEGSGTDIALVITGTNVYVKDGLITNFENGISVESDAGFVSIENMIVNDCENTGIIVFNIETNVNNCSVNGGGLLGGIIGRAKEVSDCTIQDIIATGLQVGAGAVDPVVRNCTIQNTTPGVTGVAIATNNATIINTVVSNVVLGFEIVTTNNTLQNCIVCDATNYGFDVDGNNNIVIHSISNNSGIGGFLVGGDTNQLRDCEVSQTETGFVVEGAGNLFEKCTAINVTDGFYFDNTGAENLIQSCRVNSFTNSGFWDDALLGVNYFYNNSVGPADGGTGTGFVSVTIGPVVSPGSLTDTIGYWANVG